In Helianthus annuus cultivar XRQ/B chromosome 3, HanXRQr2.0-SUNRISE, whole genome shotgun sequence, a single window of DNA contains:
- the LOC110932392 gene encoding protein FAR1-RELATED SEQUENCE 5-like, with protein sequence MPVDGAGSSQVPVRSPDFLISNKFISSDFPTDEVMDNDQASEDSGYPNMSGAGSGSSQGPSVFAESSRGPLDGPAHPYFVFDTPQGTGYWIPTVADKFIPVCGKSYPTFEAVLSMYELYAFEAGFSVKRAKLKSGVEFPHTILSFNDIHNHELVENYNRDLSKMSRKLSFTTKQFIHNMSLNRIGPVRAYRCLVALKGGHHNVNGTPVDFKNFSHQLRIFIGERDAQVFLERLHERFDNLPDFYFDYTVSNGKLSSVFWADEISKLNYKAFGDVLAFDATYSTNKYKMVFVPFTGVDHHIQCVTFGAGLISTESIESYVWLLKAFLKAHGTQPTLVLSDQDPSMLQVVPLVFTESRHRLCMWHIMKKLPSKISADLLDNTNVRACLHRLVWNVYIKPKTFESRWHDLLETFGLQDHTWLNDMYNIKHLWVPAYFRELPMCCLMKTTSRCESSNAAFKVNSTSANTLVQFMMCFENRVDSQRYRQRVSEYKTSSTFFKGTTDLAIEQHAFAIYTNVVFMQVQKEIIKGKFLCYITNQTESSNTTLLLEVTHLDKRNNITNVYQVTYNTVDHSASCSCRNFTRIGYLCRHVFCVYRLKNVAKIPPQYINDSWRRDALPKEVFSLSSRYGVNAHAPSVMWNEILDLVTECVDVARTDEDSLSKLVAQLRDFKINVLSKHWGCGTHTRISGPGEKAKTKPPKRPKQLRLCKRCGLYVDDHDSRNCVKVAAMKAAKTAAEQQRQTATGASTSD encoded by the exons ATGCCGGTTGATGGTGCTGGATCATCTCAAGTCCCTGTTAGATCACCGGATTTTCTGATCTCCAACAAGTTCATTAGCAGCGATTTCCCTACTGACGAGGTTATGGATAATGATCAAG CATCCGAAGATTCTGGCTACCCTAACATGTCAGGTGCTGGTTCTGGATCATCTCAGGGCCCTTCTGTGTTTGCTGAATCATCTCGCGGGCCGTTAGATG GGCCAGCGCATCCATACTTCGTTTTTGATACGCCTCAGGGAACCGGCTACTGGATTCCTACCGTCGCTGATAAGTTCATACCAGTGTGTGGGAAATCTTATCCGACATTTGAGGCTGTTCTCTCCATGTATGAACTTTATGCGTTTGAAGCTGGTTTTTCAGTTAAAAGGGCCAAACTAAAGTCTGGAGTGGAATTCCCACACACAA TACTGAGTTTCAATGATATTCATAATCATGAACTTGTTGAGAATTACAACCGTGACCTTAGCAAGATGTCACGGAAGCTGTCATTCACCACCAAACAATTCATTCACAATATGAGTCTAAACCGTATCGGACCCGTGAGAGCTTATAGATGTCTTGTAGCTTTAAAAGGGGGGCATCACAATGTCAACGGGACTCCGGtggattttaaaaattttagccACCAGTTGCGAATTTTTATTGGTGAACGCGACGCACAAGTTTTCCTTGAACGCTTGCATGAGCGCTTTGACAACCTACCCGACTTCTATTTTGATTACACGGTTTCAAATGGAAAGCTGTCTTCTGTATTCTGGGCTGATGAAATTTCAAAGCTAAACTACAAAGCTTTTGGCGATGTCCTCGCCTTCGACGCGACTTACAGCACTAACAA GTACAAGATGGTTTTTGTGCCATTCACGGGTGTGGATCATCATATCCAATGTGTTACATTTGGTGCGGGTTTAATATCAACCGAGTCCATTGAATCTTATGTGTGGTTGCTTAAGGCTTTCTTGAAGGCACACGGTACTCAACCAACTCTCGTGTTGAGTGATCAAGACCCATCTATGCTTCAAGTTGTTCCTCTGGTCTTTACCGAATCACGCCACCGGCTATGCATGTGGCATATAATGAAAAAACTACCCTCCAAG ATCTCTGCGGACCTTCTTGATAACACTAATGTTCGGGCCTGCCTTCACCGGTTGGTTTGGAATGTTTATATCAAACCAAAAACGTTTGAGTCCCGCTGGCATGACCTCCTAGAAACATTTGGCCTACAAGACCACACTTGGTTGAACGACATgtacaacatcaaacatctttgGGTACCAGCCTACTTCAGGGAACTGCCAATGtgttgcttgatgaagaccaCTTCACGCTGCGAAAGCTCGAACGCTGCCTTCAAGGTCAACTCAACAAGTGCAAACACCCTTGTACAATTTATGATGTGCTTTGAAAATAGGGTAGACAGCCAACGCTATCGGCAACGCGTATCGGAGTACAAAACCTCATCCACGTTTTTCAAGGGCACTACTGATTTAGCGATAGAACAGCACGCGTTCGCCATATACACAAACGTTGTTTTCATGCAAGTTCAAAAGGAGATAATAAAAGGGAAGTTTTTATGCTACATCACAAACCAAACCGAGTCCAGCAATACCACTCTTTTGCTAGAAGTCACTCATTTGGACAAAAGGAACAACATCACAAACGTCTACCag GTTACATATAACACTGTTGACCACTCCGCCAGTTGCTCATGCAGGAATTTCACACGTATCGGATATCTGTGTCGCCATGTCTTTTGCGTATATCGATTGAAAAATGTTGCAAAGATACCACCCCAATACATAAACGATAGTTGGCGCCGAGATGCCCTCCCAAAAGAGGTTTTTTCACTTTCCAGCCGATACGGCGTCAACGCACACGCACCGTCCGTTATGTGGAATGAAATCCTCGACCTCGTTACTGAATGCGTTGATGTGGCCAGAACCGATGAGGATTCATTGTCAAAATTGGTTGCCCAACTCCGGGATTTCAAGATCAATGTGCTTTCCAAGCATTGG GGATGTGGTACACATACTCGCATTTCCGGACCTGGTGAGAAGGCAAAGACAAAACCACCAAAACGTCCAAAGCAGCTTCGTCTATGCAAGCGTTGTGGCCTGTATGTCGACGACCACGACTCACGCAACTGCGTTAAGGTGGCCGCAATGAAAGCAGCAAAGACAGCTGCTGAACAACAAAGGCAGACCGCCACCGGTGCCTCCACCTCTGATTAA
- the LOC110930343 gene encoding monogalactosyldiacylglycerol synthase, chloroplastic, translating to MQSSSSSSSSSVALETNNAFNILSKLSNFAFDFNSNRLSLDGYSSVLSNVQSDRKYVNFWAGGRSRSSKIVGSLSSGGKGGSSINKFFNEFNKFIRFHCDKIPLGFASVKVNSGSDCRLGGENEGGLEDGTLPLSGYESNGKKKVLILMSDTGGGHRASAEAIKWAFNEKFGDDYEVFVTDLWTDHTPWPFNQLPRSYNFLVKHGSLWRMTYYASAPRVVHQSNFAATSTFIAREVAKGLMKYQPDIIISVHPLMQHVPLRILRSKGLLDKIVFTTVVTDLSTCHPTWFHKLVTRCYCPTEEVAKRALKAGLQSSQIKVYGLPVRPSFVKPLRPKVELRRELGMDEGLPTVLLMGGGEGMGPIEATAKALGNALYDEYRGEPIGQVLVICGRNKKLANKLLSAEWKIPVQVKGFVTKMEECMGACDCIITKAGPGTIAEAMICGLPIILNDYIAGQEVGNVPYVVENGCGKFSKSPKEIANIVGEWFGPKAHELQAMSQNALRLARPDSVFKIVQDLHELVKQRSLIMQHSAAT from the exons ATGCagtcatcatcttcgtcttcatcgtCATCTGTAGCTTTAGAAACCAATAATGCCTTCAATATTCTATCCAAATTGAGCAACTTTGCATTTGATTTCAACTCTAATCGGTTGAGTTTAGATGGGTATTCTTCGGTTCTGTCTAATGTTCAATCCGATAGAAAATATGTAAATTTTTGGGCTGGTGGGAGAAGTAGGTCATCAAAGATTGTTGGGTCTTTGAGTTCAGGGGGTAAAGGTGGGTCTAGTATTAATAAGTTCTTTAATGAGTTCAACAAGTTTATTCGGTTTCATTGCGATAAGATTCCGCTCGGGTTCGCATCGGTTAAGGTTAATTCAGGGAGTGATTGTAGATTAGGAGGGGAGAATGAGGGTGGGTTGGAGGATGGGACATTGCCATTGAGTGGTTATGAGTCTAATGGTAAGAAAAAGGTGCTCATTTTGATGAGTGATACAGGTGGTGGTCATAGGGCTTCTGCCGAAGCGATAAAATGGGCGTTTAATGAGAAGTTTGGTGATGATTATGAG GTGTTTGTGACTGATTTATGGACGGATCATACGCCGTGGCCGTTTAATCAGTTGCCGAGAAGTTAtaactttttggttaaacatgGATCGTTGTGGAGGATGACGTATTATGCTTCTGCTCCTCGTGTGGTTCATCAGTCGAATTTTGCTGCCACCTCGACGTTTATAGCACG AGAGGTTGCAAAAGGTCTAATGAAGTACCAACCAGATATTATCATCAGCGTACATCCTCTAATGCAACACGTACCTCTTCGTATCTTGAGGTCAAAGGGTCTTCTAGACAAGATTGTATTTACGACCGTTGTTACCGATTTAAGCACGTGCCATCCTACATG GTTTCATAAGCTTGTAACAAGATGCTATTGCCCGACAGAAGAGGTGGCAAAACGGGCCTTAAAAGCTGGGCTTCAATCTTCTCAGATAAAAGTTTATGGCCTCCCTGTTCGACCTTCTTTTGTTAAGCCGCTTCGGCCCAAG GTTGAACTGAGGAGGGAGCTTGGTATGGATGAAGGTCTCCCTACGGTGTTACTGATGGGTGGTGGGGAGGGGATGGGGCCCATTGAGGCTACCGCTAAAGCACTTGGGAATGCGTTATATGATGAATATCGTGGTGAGCCAATTGGTCAGGTACTTGTAATTTGTGGTCGTAACAAAAAGCTTGCCAATAAGTTGCTTTCAGCTGAGTGGAAGATTCCCGTTCAG GTGAAGGGGTTTGTCACTAAGATGGAAGAATGCATGGGTGCTTGCGATTGTATTATTACCAAG GCTGGTCCGGGAACCATTGCAGAAGCTATGATCTGTGGACTCCCGATAATCCTAAACGATTACATTGCTGGGCAG GAAGTTGGGAATGTACCATATGTGGTGGAAAATGGGTGCGGAAAGTTTTCAAAATCGCCAAAAGAGATTGCAAATATTGTCGGTGAATGGTTTGGTCCAAAAGCGCATGAGCTGCAAGCTATGTCACAAAATGCACTGAGGCTGGCAAGGCCTGATTCGGTTTTCAAAATCGTTCAAGATCTTCACGAGCTTGTTAAACAAAGAAGTTTAATAATGCAACATTCGGCTGCAACTTAG